In Penaeus vannamei isolate JL-2024 chromosome 4, ASM4276789v1, whole genome shotgun sequence, a single window of DNA contains:
- the LOC138861598 gene encoding uncharacterized protein, which produces MPTLVAHSLEDIHDVMDTFAKSSPEFGLTFNAQKTEDPSLNDMPMFRYLGSMMTVGTLLDAELNCRIKSASATFTRLKDRVWNQKDLKRSTKMRVYQAAVMPTLLYSAETCTPYQRHPSARSASPATPANYLGCFLEGLLDEC; this is translated from the exons ATGCCGACACTTGTAGCTCACTCGCTTGAGGACATCCACGATGTAATGGATACCTTCGCAAAATCATCACCTGAGTTTGGCCTTACATTTAACGCCCAAAAGACTGAG GACCCCTCACTGAATGACATGCCCATGTTTCGTTACCTAGGATCAATGATGACAGTGGGGACCCTCCTAGATGCAGAGCTGAACTGTCGCATCAAGTCTGCATCAGCCACTTTCACGAGACTAAAGGATCGAGTGTGGAATCAGAAAGATCTGAAGAGAAGCACAAAGATGAGGGTATACCAGGCTGCGGTCATGCCAACCCTGTTGTATTCTGCTGAGACTTGCACACCTTATCAGAGACATCCATCGGCTAGAAGTGCTTCACCAGCAACACCTGCGAACTATCTTGGGTGTTTCCTGGAAGGACTGCTTGACGAATGTTGA